Proteins from a single region of Cryptosporangium minutisporangium:
- a CDS encoding SAF domain-containing protein, whose amino-acid sequence MSRSATGTPTPAPVTSGPVPAPRVVGQRRVRTGHLGLAVALVAIGGLLAAFAFYAATRTGDFLAVARPVAAGATITAEDLTVVQVNSTVGLTPLPASERGAVVGQRAKVSLVPGTLLTKDQLTDVELVGPGQQQVGIGLKPERMPAKRLSPGDKVQLVATAAPNSTEEDPDSAETFAATVVDTSPRTDNDATTVLYVAVSANDAPRVVELAAGERLGVVLTGAR is encoded by the coding sequence GTGAGCCGCAGCGCGACGGGAACACCGACACCGGCACCGGTCACGTCCGGGCCGGTGCCGGCGCCCCGGGTGGTCGGCCAACGCCGGGTCCGGACCGGACACCTCGGCCTCGCGGTCGCGCTGGTCGCGATCGGCGGGCTGCTCGCCGCGTTCGCGTTCTACGCCGCGACTCGGACCGGCGACTTCCTCGCGGTGGCCCGCCCGGTCGCCGCGGGCGCGACGATCACCGCGGAGGACCTCACGGTCGTCCAGGTGAACAGCACCGTCGGACTCACTCCGCTGCCCGCCTCCGAGCGTGGCGCGGTGGTGGGCCAGCGGGCGAAGGTCTCGCTGGTCCCGGGAACACTGCTGACGAAGGACCAGCTCACCGACGTCGAGCTGGTGGGCCCCGGCCAGCAGCAGGTGGGCATCGGCCTCAAGCCGGAACGGATGCCGGCGAAGCGGCTGAGCCCCGGGGACAAGGTCCAGCTGGTGGCCACGGCCGCGCCGAACTCGACCGAAGAGGACCCCGACTCGGCGGAGACGTTCGCGGCGACCGTCGTCGACACCTCGCCGCGCACGGACAACGACGCCACCACCGTGCTCTACGTCGCGGTGTCGGCGAACGACGCCCCGCGCGTGGTCGAGCTGGCCGCTGGGGAGCGCCTCGGCGTCGTCCTGACCGGGGCGCGCTGA
- a CDS encoding TadE family protein, with amino-acid sequence MSADHLRDRGSSPVELAILAPAVLLALFASIQVAAVFMARSVALSAAQEASTAERAYTAPPGAGEDRGRSFLARAGDWLSDGEVTVERDGQQVTTTVTGQAISLIPGFTFTVSQTSRGEVERFTTDEEAGGP; translated from the coding sequence GTGAGCGCCGACCACCTCCGGGACCGGGGTTCCTCCCCGGTCGAACTCGCGATCCTCGCTCCGGCGGTGCTGCTCGCGTTGTTCGCGTCGATCCAGGTCGCTGCCGTGTTCATGGCGCGGTCGGTGGCGCTCTCCGCGGCGCAGGAAGCGTCCACGGCCGAGCGGGCGTACACCGCGCCGCCCGGAGCGGGTGAGGACCGTGGCCGGTCGTTCCTGGCCCGGGCCGGCGACTGGCTCTCCGACGGCGAGGTGACCGTCGAGCGCGACGGACAGCAGGTCACGACGACCGTGACCGGCCAGGCGATCTCGCTGATCCCGGGCTTCACGTTCACGGTGTCGCAGACGTCGCGCGGTGAGGTCGAGCGCTTCACCACCGACGAGGAAGCCGGTGGACCATGA
- a CDS encoding TadE family protein: MSDRGEQGSIAVEFAILVPAFVLLIAVAAVVGRQTVAQTAIEGAAHDAARAASISRTAAAAQARGADAARSVLDEQGLHCDPVTITVDTSQFGRPVGQAAAVTATVSCSVAFSDIAVPGMPGNRTISATFTSPLDIYRSRS; the protein is encoded by the coding sequence ATGAGCGACCGTGGCGAACAGGGCTCGATCGCCGTGGAGTTCGCGATCCTGGTGCCGGCGTTCGTGCTGCTGATCGCGGTGGCCGCGGTGGTCGGCCGGCAGACGGTGGCGCAGACCGCCATCGAGGGGGCGGCGCACGACGCGGCGCGGGCGGCGTCGATCTCCCGGACGGCGGCCGCCGCACAGGCCCGCGGCGCCGACGCGGCCCGCAGCGTCCTGGACGAGCAGGGCCTGCACTGCGACCCGGTCACGATCACCGTCGACACCAGCCAGTTCGGCCGCCCGGTCGGGCAGGCCGCCGCCGTCACCGCCACGGTGTCGTGCTCGGTGGCGTTCTCCGACATCGCCGTACCCGGCATGCCGGGCAACCGCACCATCTCCGCAACGTTCACCAGCCCGCTCGACATCTACCGGAGCCGGTCGTGA
- a CDS encoding type II secretion system F family protein, giving the protein MASWQLPAAVLGGAAVGGGCFLLVREALPAVPALGPALRRLHEPVATNAVPPSTSLLSGVARRIRVPQRDLTLLGRTREQYLISLLLSALIGLATPPVAAFIFAAAGIRLPVAIPVGAGLVCAVLFVVVAHRDVIEKAAAARAEFVRAVCTYLDLVALQLAAAHGPVQALEQAAAVCDGWVFQRIREALLRAQLQMRFPWAELRLMSQEIGVAELGDVGAIMQSSGTEGAQVQHTLREQADSLRDQIRTTDLARAESITSRLDIPGAALVFVLVLFVLYPFMTRI; this is encoded by the coding sequence ATCGCGTCCTGGCAGTTACCGGCCGCCGTGCTCGGCGGCGCCGCGGTGGGCGGCGGATGTTTCCTCCTGGTCCGCGAGGCCCTGCCCGCGGTGCCGGCGCTGGGGCCGGCCCTGCGTCGGCTGCACGAGCCCGTGGCGACGAACGCGGTGCCGCCGTCGACGTCTCTGCTCTCCGGCGTCGCGCGGCGGATCCGCGTCCCGCAGCGCGATCTGACGCTGCTCGGCCGGACGCGCGAGCAGTACCTGATCTCACTGCTGCTCTCCGCGCTGATCGGGTTGGCGACGCCCCCGGTGGCCGCCTTCATCTTCGCGGCGGCGGGCATCCGTCTGCCGGTCGCCATCCCGGTCGGTGCCGGGCTCGTCTGCGCCGTGCTCTTCGTCGTCGTCGCGCACCGGGACGTCATCGAGAAGGCGGCCGCCGCCCGGGCCGAGTTCGTGCGGGCGGTCTGTACCTATCTGGACCTGGTGGCGCTCCAGCTCGCCGCCGCCCACGGACCGGTGCAGGCGCTGGAGCAGGCGGCCGCGGTCTGCGACGGCTGGGTCTTCCAGCGGATCCGGGAGGCCCTGCTCCGCGCGCAGCTGCAGATGCGCTTCCCCTGGGCGGAGCTGCGGCTGATGAGCCAGGAGATCGGCGTGGCGGAGCTGGGCGACGTCGGCGCCATCATGCAGTCCTCGGGCACCGAGGGCGCCCAGGTCCAGCACACGTTACGCGAGCAGGCCGACTCGCTGCGGGACCAGATCCGGACCACGGACCTGGCCAGGGCCGAGTCGATCACGTCGCGGCTCGACATTCCCGGGGCGGCGCTGGTCTTCGTCCTCGTCCTCTTCGTGCTCTACCCGTTCATGACGCGTATCTGA
- a CDS encoding CpaF family protein produces MPRSAGSQQLPGSHPSSGPRPLPGPPPGPPRASGPAAGPRHAAPAAVDYAAVRLLGRQISERLSLWLRNHADASEDDRRRERDRVAGTQVAEWVDAQRRAGVPLGAADERALLEAVIADLVGLGRLQALLADPTIEEVHILGCDRVRITRRSGAVEVGSPIAESDDEMVEILQTAARRAGSTERSLSTSRPVLDLQLPDGSRLAAVYQVSHRPYAVIRRHSTLDVTLPDLAGGRGDLAEMIDPLMGEFLSAAMRAGLNIMVAGLAGAGKTTLLRALAAEIPRQEAFVVLEESRELGLHASPRHPWAMSFEAREGHGERDFSGRPAGEVTIADLIPLSLRLGVLRVIVGEVRSREIVPMLQAMTTSRGSMCTIHARTPQAVTERIIELSLSHGKDMTVELARRMAGNALDLVVYVTVQDETAIGGRKHRFVSHIEEIDGVTGDRVATTTVFGPGTDGRGVPRHLPGRTREQLLRVGYDARALSGWIEAGHGAWRQPLQSLLNRTPTTTAGVMV; encoded by the coding sequence ATGCCCCGGTCAGCAGGGTCCCAGCAGTTACCGGGGTCCCATCCGTCGTCGGGCCCCCGGCCGTTACCGGGGCCTCCGCCTGGTCCACCGCGGGCGTCGGGTCCGGCCGCGGGGCCGCGGCACGCGGCACCGGCCGCGGTGGATTACGCGGCGGTGCGGTTGCTGGGGCGGCAGATCAGCGAGCGGTTGTCGTTGTGGCTGCGTAATCATGCCGACGCGTCGGAGGACGATCGTCGTCGGGAGCGTGACCGGGTAGCCGGTACGCAGGTCGCGGAGTGGGTGGACGCGCAGCGGCGGGCCGGGGTGCCGTTGGGTGCGGCGGACGAGCGGGCGCTGCTGGAGGCGGTGATCGCGGATCTGGTCGGGCTGGGTCGCTTGCAGGCGTTGCTGGCGGATCCGACGATCGAGGAAGTGCACATCCTCGGGTGTGACCGGGTGCGGATCACTCGCCGGTCCGGGGCGGTGGAGGTCGGGTCGCCGATCGCGGAGTCCGACGACGAGATGGTGGAGATCCTGCAGACCGCGGCGCGGCGGGCGGGATCGACGGAGCGGTCGCTCTCGACGTCGCGTCCGGTGCTGGATCTGCAGTTGCCGGACGGGTCGCGGCTGGCGGCGGTGTACCAGGTGTCGCACCGGCCGTACGCGGTGATCCGGCGGCACTCCACGTTGGACGTGACGTTGCCGGATCTGGCCGGTGGGCGCGGGGATCTGGCGGAGATGATCGATCCGCTGATGGGGGAGTTCCTGTCCGCGGCGATGCGGGCCGGGCTGAACATCATGGTCGCCGGTCTGGCCGGGGCAGGGAAGACGACGCTGCTGCGGGCGCTGGCCGCCGAGATCCCGCGGCAGGAAGCGTTCGTCGTGCTGGAGGAGTCGCGGGAACTCGGGTTGCACGCGTCGCCGCGGCATCCGTGGGCGATGTCGTTCGAGGCGCGGGAGGGGCACGGCGAGCGGGACTTCTCGGGGCGTCCGGCGGGTGAGGTGACGATCGCGGACCTGATCCCGCTGTCGCTGCGGCTGGGTGTGCTGCGGGTGATCGTCGGTGAGGTGCGGTCGCGGGAGATCGTGCCGATGCTGCAGGCGATGACGACCTCACGCGGGTCGATGTGCACGATCCACGCGCGGACGCCGCAGGCGGTGACCGAGCGGATCATCGAGTTGTCGCTCTCGCACGGCAAGGACATGACCGTCGAGCTGGCCCGGCGGATGGCCGGTAACGCCCTCGACCTGGTCGTTTACGTCACGGTTCAGGACGAGACCGCGATCGGCGGGCGCAAGCACCGATTCGTCTCCCACATCGAGGAGATCGACGGGGTCACCGGCGACCGGGTCGCGACCACGACCGTGTTCGGTCCGGGAACGGACGGTCGTGGGGTGCCCAGGCACCTACCGGGGCGGACCCGGGAGCAACTGCTGCGGGTCGGGTACGACGCCCGCGCGCTGTCCGGCTGGATCGAGGCCGGGCACGGCGCCTGGCGTCAGCCGCTCCAGAGCCTGCTCAACCGGACACCGACGACGACGGCGGGGGTGATGGTGTGA
- a CDS encoding type II secretion system F family protein yields MASAAPEPAQPDTDDDGGGDGVNLRLIAGLGGALVVAGVALGVFALIGTARPARPTSPAVLWWRRVWNGDGLSAHDQRIRRALLLGALAAGVLAWLFTRMPIAGLLAALAVPGVPWLFTVGNSEKRAILRIEAVGEWARRLKDISGTGVGLQQAIVSSTATAPTAIAGEIGTLAARLQAGWNGRIALLKFADEIADPVCDQVVAALILHLSDRGEHLGDVLNSIASAAAAEVATRREVEAKRTQPRFAVRFLTGLTLLVLVYGASRPDYMAPYGTSTGQLVMAGLGGVFIGLLAWVRAMSLPPKAPRFLSAPGEVEA; encoded by the coding sequence CTGGCGTCAGCCGCTCCAGAGCCTGCTCAACCGGACACCGACGACGACGGCGGGGGTGATGGTGTGAACCTGCGGCTGATCGCCGGCCTCGGCGGGGCGCTCGTCGTCGCGGGGGTCGCACTGGGCGTCTTCGCGCTGATCGGCACCGCGCGTCCGGCGCGTCCGACGTCGCCCGCCGTGCTGTGGTGGCGGCGGGTGTGGAACGGCGACGGGTTGAGCGCCCACGACCAGCGGATCCGTCGTGCGCTGCTGCTCGGCGCCCTGGCCGCCGGTGTGCTCGCCTGGCTGTTCACCCGGATGCCGATCGCCGGTCTGCTGGCCGCCCTGGCCGTCCCCGGCGTGCCGTGGTTGTTCACGGTCGGGAACAGCGAGAAGCGCGCGATCCTGCGGATCGAGGCGGTAGGGGAGTGGGCACGTCGGCTGAAGGACATCTCCGGCACCGGCGTGGGGTTGCAGCAGGCGATCGTCTCGTCCACCGCGACCGCGCCGACCGCGATCGCCGGTGAGATCGGGACGCTCGCCGCCCGGCTGCAAGCCGGGTGGAACGGCCGGATCGCGCTGCTCAAGTTCGCCGACGAGATCGCTGACCCGGTCTGCGACCAGGTGGTGGCCGCGCTGATCCTGCACCTGTCCGATCGCGGTGAGCACTTGGGTGACGTCCTCAACTCGATCGCGTCCGCGGCGGCGGCCGAGGTCGCGACGCGCCGCGAGGTCGAGGCAAAGCGGACCCAGCCCCGGTTCGCGGTCCGCTTCCTCACCGGGCTGACGCTGTTGGTGCTGGTCTACGGCGCGAGCCGTCCGGACTACATGGCGCCGTACGGAACCTCGACCGGGCAACTGGTGATGGCGGGGCTCGGCGGTGTGTTCATCGGGTTACTGGCGTGGGTGCGCGCGATGAGCCTGCCGCCCAAGGCGCCCCGCTTCCTCTCGGCTCCCGGGGAGGTCGAAGCGTGA
- a CDS encoding ParA family protein produces MALVALASAKGSPGVTTTGLAFTFAWAARTVLAECDPAGGSVLAGYLQGQVDAGRGLMPLAVADLRHSGANDRLESEFWAQLVDLAPPNRQRLLLPGLTDPAQSGTLAPLWNRFAGFFAQLEFSDPGYDVLVDCGRLAAPATPWPLLWAADAVLLVVRPTLPSVSAAVPTLGAIRAQLSERTASLSSLGLLLVGEGPYSASEVSGQLGAPVVASLPDDRKTADVLSTGGDVRLARPLLRAAANAESRVRALIADHRQQVPRRAVRREVAAGHAHPF; encoded by the coding sequence ATGGCGCTCGTCGCGCTGGCGTCGGCGAAGGGGTCGCCCGGCGTCACGACGACCGGCTTGGCGTTCACGTTCGCCTGGGCGGCACGCACGGTGCTGGCCGAGTGCGATCCGGCCGGAGGCTCGGTGCTCGCCGGCTACCTGCAGGGCCAGGTCGACGCCGGTCGAGGGCTGATGCCGCTGGCCGTCGCCGACCTGCGGCACTCCGGCGCGAACGACCGGCTGGAGAGCGAGTTCTGGGCGCAGCTGGTCGACCTGGCGCCGCCGAACCGCCAGCGGTTGCTGCTGCCCGGGCTCACTGACCCGGCGCAGTCCGGCACGCTCGCGCCGCTCTGGAACCGGTTCGCGGGGTTCTTCGCCCAGTTGGAGTTCAGCGACCCCGGTTACGACGTTCTCGTCGACTGCGGACGGCTGGCCGCTCCCGCCACCCCGTGGCCGCTGCTGTGGGCGGCCGACGCGGTGCTGCTCGTGGTGCGTCCGACGCTGCCGTCGGTGTCGGCTGCGGTGCCGACCCTCGGTGCGATCCGCGCGCAGTTGTCCGAGCGCACGGCCAGCCTCTCGTCGCTCGGGTTGCTGCTGGTGGGGGAGGGGCCGTACTCCGCCTCCGAGGTCTCGGGCCAGCTCGGTGCGCCGGTCGTCGCGTCGCTGCCGGACGACCGGAAGACCGCTGACGTCCTCAGCACCGGCGGTGACGTGCGGCTGGCGCGTCCGCTGCTGCGGGCCGCCGCGAACGCCGAGTCGCGCGTGCGCGCGTTGATCGCCGATCACCGTCAGCAGGTGCCGCGGCGCGCAGTGCGGAGGGAGGTGGCGGCAGGCCATGCCCATCCGTTCTGA